The Algoriphagus sanaruensis genome window below encodes:
- a CDS encoding sensor histidine kinase produces MDYRVGLLGRIGLLAGSLFLLAYSISSSWGVFVTSLLLIIVVLQIVFMLRYSESSFKKVRLFLDNIKQDKYSQLYPVKFDGTETDDLHIEFNAILAKLKEDQAEKEANYQYFRSVFKHLSIGLITFGENGDIQILNVAAKRILNVDELKNIHEVESINKELHLAIQNLRTGGSELIKIAHPDGIMQLSVYVIELLMRGERFKLVSLQNIQSELEEKEMEAWQNLVKILTHEIMNSIAPISSLAGTLKGELEYKIDHNESLNPSDMEDCMMGISTIEKRSEGLIRFVSDFRSLAHIPTPKFGSIGISKLFDQLEILLQHQLDSLQITLKKELNPEELILFGDQTQIEQVLINLLQNAIQAVEDSDLKIITLKAFIDEAGKIIIEVTDTGKGIEEEALGKIFIPFFTTKKKGSGIGLSLSKQIMRRHKGNIQVRSVLGEGTTFKLIFNG; encoded by the coding sequence ATGGACTATAGGGTAGGCTTATTGGGTCGAATCGGCCTTTTGGCAGGTTCATTATTTCTGTTGGCATATAGCATCAGCAGCAGCTGGGGAGTGTTTGTTACTTCGCTCCTGCTGATCATAGTTGTCTTGCAGATTGTATTTATGCTTCGCTACTCGGAAAGCTCCTTTAAAAAAGTTCGACTGTTTTTGGACAATATCAAACAGGATAAATATTCCCAACTCTATCCGGTCAAATTTGATGGTACTGAAACGGATGATCTTCACATTGAATTTAATGCAATCCTTGCCAAACTGAAGGAAGATCAAGCCGAGAAAGAAGCTAACTACCAATATTTCAGATCTGTATTCAAGCATTTGAGCATAGGCCTGATCACTTTCGGAGAAAACGGCGACATTCAAATTTTGAATGTCGCTGCAAAGCGAATCTTAAATGTGGATGAATTAAAAAATATCCACGAAGTAGAATCAATCAATAAAGAACTACATCTCGCTATTCAAAACCTTCGTACCGGAGGCAGTGAATTGATAAAAATCGCTCATCCCGACGGCATCATGCAGCTATCAGTCTATGTCATTGAGCTTTTGATGCGAGGCGAACGGTTTAAGTTGGTTTCCCTTCAAAACATTCAGTCTGAATTAGAAGAAAAGGAAATGGAAGCTTGGCAAAATCTGGTCAAGATTCTTACCCACGAAATCATGAACTCGATCGCTCCGATCTCCTCCCTCGCAGGAACTTTGAAAGGAGAACTTGAATACAAAATCGATCACAACGAATCTCTCAATCCTTCGGATATGGAGGATTGCATGATGGGCATCAGCACTATTGAAAAGCGAAGCGAGGGACTGATCCGATTTGTTTCAGATTTTAGAAGTTTGGCTCATATTCCTACGCCCAAATTTGGCAGTATTGGCATTTCCAAACTCTTTGATCAACTGGAAATCCTTCTCCAACATCAATTGGATTCCTTACAAATCACCCTTAAAAAAGAACTTAACCCCGAGGAATTGATACTTTTTGGAGATCAAACACAAATCGAACAAGTCCTCATCAATCTACTCCAAAATGCCATCCAGGCAGTAGAAGATTCGGACTTAAAAATCATCACGCTGAAAGCATTTATTGACGAAGCTGGCAAGATTATCATTGAGGTAACTGATACGGGTAAAGGCATTGAGGAAGAAGCTTTGGGTAAAATTTTCATACCTTTTTTCACCACCAAAAAGAAAGGCTCTGGAATTGGATTATCACTTTCCAAGCAGATCATGAGAAGACACAAAGGGAATATTCAGGTTCGTTCGGTACTGGGTGAAGGCACCACCTTCAAATTAATTTTTAATGGGTAA
- a CDS encoding SRPBCC family protein — translation MKKMISLLFVFIVGLGIFTYVQKENSFKKYIEQASANATHQIPANPKAPVFAQGEIVIASSPEKVWDALTQINEWPSWQSDVTEAKIQGPVVPGAIFTWRAGGISFQSEIHTAKTPNFLGWTGKTIGAYAVHNWTLSEFDGQTLVQVEESLEGFLPSLLKGFFQKNLEAGIQKNLEDLRQEIEK, via the coding sequence ATGAAAAAAATGATCTCACTGCTTTTTGTATTTATTGTAGGCCTAGGGATTTTTACTTATGTCCAGAAAGAAAATTCCTTTAAAAAGTATATTGAACAGGCCTCTGCAAATGCAACCCATCAAATCCCAGCGAATCCCAAGGCCCCTGTTTTTGCGCAAGGTGAAATAGTGATTGCTTCAAGTCCAGAAAAAGTTTGGGACGCTTTAACTCAAATAAATGAATGGCCTTCTTGGCAAAGTGATGTAACCGAAGCTAAAATTCAGGGTCCAGTAGTCCCTGGAGCAATATTTACTTGGAGAGCAGGAGGAATCAGTTTTCAATCTGAAATTCACACTGCCAAAACGCCAAATTTCTTAGGATGGACTGGTAAAACCATAGGAGCTTATGCAGTTCATAATTGGACTTTGTCAGAGTTTGATGGACAGACATTGGTTCAGGTTGAAGAAAGTTTAGAAGGATTTTTACCCTCACTTTTAAAAGGGTTTTTCCAGAAGAACCTTGAAGCTGGGATTCAAAAAAATCTTGAAGATTTAAGGCAGGAGATTGAAAAGTAG
- a CDS encoding VOC family protein, whose translation MKLTQLRPILWTENLEETLRFYTEILEFTLGEKNLEWQWASLFKDDVHLMLATPNSHTPFEKSVFTGSFYFNTDDVEVLWKKLKDKTKICYPIEVFEWEMKEFAIYDNNGYILQFGQPTTFNK comes from the coding sequence ATGAAATTAACTCAACTCAGACCCATCTTGTGGACCGAAAATCTAGAGGAAACCCTCCGATTTTATACTGAAATTTTGGAATTTACCTTGGGTGAAAAAAACTTAGAATGGCAATGGGCCTCCTTGTTCAAAGATGATGTTCATCTCATGTTAGCGACACCCAATTCACATACACCATTTGAAAAATCAGTATTTACCGGCAGTTTTTATTTCAACACCGATGATGTGGAAGTATTATGGAAAAAACTGAAAGACAAAACCAAAATCTGCTATCCAATCGAAGTATTTGAATGGGAAATGAAGGAGTTTGCTATATATGATAACAACGGATATATCTTGCAATTCGGTCAGCCAACCACCTTCAACAAATGA
- a CDS encoding DUF2490 domain-containing protein — translation MNQKSFLILSFSNSISSFFRIRIAIILFGWIGITPTSFSQKIVQKSQQQWIQSYHEAKVSSKWTALLDGGFRWKDGFAAPNSYIVRGGMGYSLSPRLRVAGGLAHLGFYAENRVIRQEFRPYQEISHKSSIGKVNLSQRFRLEERFFKSRADSFDFDLMDFNYRLRYSLMVAIPIMRLSAKHPERKLLLNLGDEIFLNAGKEVKNQVFDQNRFILSPSVQWNQSLNIAFTWNTQYASTTIPNHFNLSHVAWLQIRHNLNFINGKEPRN, via the coding sequence ATGAATCAAAAAAGCTTCCTGATCCTGTCTTTTTCAAATTCAATTTCCTCCTTTTTCAGAATCAGAATTGCAATAATACTCTTTGGATGGATAGGGATTACTCCTACAAGTTTTTCTCAAAAAATCGTTCAAAAAAGCCAACAACAATGGATTCAATCCTACCATGAAGCCAAAGTCTCCTCCAAATGGACAGCCCTTTTGGATGGTGGATTTCGATGGAAGGATGGGTTTGCTGCACCAAATTCATACATCGTTCGAGGTGGTATGGGCTATTCTTTAAGTCCTAGACTTCGAGTTGCGGGAGGATTGGCACACTTGGGATTTTATGCTGAAAATCGAGTGATCAGACAGGAATTTCGACCTTATCAGGAAATCTCTCATAAATCGAGTATTGGAAAAGTTAACCTTAGTCAGAGATTTCGATTGGAAGAACGATTCTTTAAAAGCAGGGCTGATTCATTTGATTTCGACCTGATGGATTTTAATTATCGCCTTCGCTATTCGTTGATGGTGGCGATTCCGATTATGCGGCTTTCTGCCAAACACCCTGAGCGAAAACTACTGCTAAATCTAGGCGATGAAATTTTTCTAAATGCAGGCAAGGAAGTTAAAAATCAAGTGTTTGACCAAAACCGATTTATCCTCAGCCCTTCAGTACAGTGGAATCAATCGCTAAACATCGCTTTCACCTGGAATACTCAATATGCCTCCACTACTATTCCAAACCACTTCAACTTAAGCCATGTAGCTTGGCTTCAGATTAGGCACAATTTGAATTTTATCAATGGAAAAGAACCACGAAACTGA
- a CDS encoding formylglycine-generating enzyme family protein translates to MKKSIPLILILALSLSKVNAQSFIQDFQLNSKNQIDAILSDQGLISLAEPIPLVSYWVDEATFSSSNPSSKIRLGFEKIDRNDGELEWILTFTNTSSDTLQLHNVIPFSSDHAEVWITGRGKHALSRTHLFLPGKSPVNVIVPDNAWELGYTAIALPSSKKIAAVTRRDRESIKNGTRRRFETILFPGGTVNYHFHALSYEGEWQQGLTRVFQEKMLFELLEFDNSLFERKDLQWIRHSYVMHLMYAWDKFYYDLEKGEYTLQEFLERGKTRYGGDDVISIWPTWPTLGLDQRNQFDLFKDLPGGLEAMKNQARLSREKGTRFFVCYNPWDESTNTKNHFEGLYDLILATDADGVVLDTKAEAGREFQDAADRVKPGVVMYSEGMAIPKAMPTIVSGRVHNALYYPPMLNLNKLIKPEFAIFRVAELFKEKIKREFATSFFNGYGTELNIMAPGQPEWVEEQYEFLGKTSRILRENTFNFTSRGFTPLLPTLLDSLWVNEWKTEKKTLYTIYSIRPQGFRGLLFEVEPKEETHFVDLWHHKLLNPEEKDGKWWIEAQTEAFPEYELGTNNEGAVDCIAQLPIVLRASLEGDFLQVQTSSNQGEIRVWAGAPTYAKNSLELPAANLKIQISEHFGRFEGDFVIQYLEDGILIDETIINLKPGTPRKISNVEKITSSDSKPKGMIQIPAGSFEFKTTNGDAFIPYPKEEEGKLIQFESFWMDKHPVTNAEFEVFLKTSKYSPTDTANFLKHWKNGNIPTGQENHPVIYVSSEDAKAYAKWAKKRLPTEAEWQYAAQAGETGREWPWEQTTPVTRRLEPVTETLTFVHLDGIDSTLVNLGNGKIDPVGAYPKGANPLGIEDLVGSVWQLTQDEYWSGSHRYIILKGGSYFKPSGSWWYVQGGPRELTHRQQLLRVSQGFERNATVGFRCVKD, encoded by the coding sequence ATGAAAAAATCGATTCCCCTTATTTTAATCCTGGCCCTTTCACTTTCAAAGGTTAATGCACAGTCATTTATCCAGGATTTTCAGCTTAACTCCAAAAATCAAATTGACGCAATTTTATCAGATCAAGGTCTCATTTCACTTGCTGAACCAATTCCTTTAGTCAGTTATTGGGTGGATGAAGCGACGTTTTCCTCATCAAATCCTTCTTCAAAAATTCGATTAGGTTTCGAAAAAATCGATAGAAATGATGGAGAACTGGAATGGATCCTCACGTTTACCAATACTTCCTCCGACACCCTTCAGCTTCACAATGTTATTCCCTTTTCATCAGACCACGCGGAGGTTTGGATTACTGGCCGTGGAAAACACGCACTATCTCGCACCCATCTATTCCTTCCCGGAAAAAGCCCTGTAAACGTCATTGTACCTGACAATGCCTGGGAACTTGGGTACACCGCAATTGCCCTTCCTAGCTCAAAAAAAATTGCTGCGGTCACCCGACGAGATCGAGAAAGTATCAAAAATGGAACCCGAAGAAGATTTGAAACCATCCTTTTTCCGGGAGGCACAGTCAACTACCATTTCCACGCTCTTTCCTATGAAGGAGAATGGCAGCAAGGTTTAACTCGAGTTTTTCAGGAAAAAATGCTCTTTGAGCTTCTTGAATTTGACAATTCCTTATTCGAACGAAAAGACCTCCAATGGATTCGCCACAGCTATGTCATGCATTTGATGTATGCATGGGATAAGTTTTATTATGATTTGGAAAAAGGAGAATATACTCTTCAGGAATTTCTAGAAAGAGGAAAAACACGCTACGGAGGAGACGATGTAATCAGCATTTGGCCGACCTGGCCGACTTTGGGATTGGATCAGCGGAATCAATTTGACCTATTTAAAGACCTTCCGGGTGGCTTGGAAGCAATGAAAAACCAAGCAAGACTAAGTCGTGAAAAAGGCACGCGATTTTTTGTCTGTTACAATCCTTGGGATGAAAGTACCAACACCAAAAACCACTTTGAAGGCTTGTATGACCTGATTTTGGCAACCGATGCCGATGGAGTTGTCCTAGATACGAAAGCGGAAGCGGGACGTGAATTTCAAGATGCTGCTGATCGAGTCAAACCGGGTGTGGTCATGTACAGTGAAGGGATGGCGATTCCGAAGGCTATGCCAACCATTGTTTCAGGTCGTGTCCACAATGCACTTTATTATCCTCCTATGCTCAATCTGAACAAGTTGATCAAACCTGAATTTGCAATTTTCCGAGTGGCGGAATTATTCAAAGAAAAGATCAAGCGAGAATTTGCGACTTCTTTTTTCAATGGTTACGGCACGGAGCTTAACATTATGGCTCCCGGACAACCCGAATGGGTCGAAGAACAATATGAATTCCTAGGAAAAACCAGCCGGATTTTGCGTGAGAACACCTTTAATTTTACTTCCAGAGGATTCACTCCGCTACTCCCTACTCTTCTAGATAGTCTTTGGGTCAATGAATGGAAAACTGAGAAAAAAACGCTCTACACAATTTACAGCATCCGGCCTCAGGGATTTAGAGGATTACTATTCGAAGTAGAGCCTAAAGAGGAAACCCATTTTGTCGATCTATGGCATCACAAACTTCTTAATCCTGAGGAAAAAGATGGGAAATGGTGGATTGAAGCACAAACAGAAGCTTTTCCGGAATATGAACTAGGCACCAATAATGAAGGAGCCGTGGATTGCATCGCTCAATTACCTATCGTACTTAGGGCGAGTTTGGAGGGAGATTTTCTTCAGGTTCAAACCTCTAGTAACCAAGGGGAAATCCGCGTTTGGGCTGGAGCGCCTACCTATGCAAAGAACAGTCTGGAATTACCTGCTGCTAATTTAAAAATTCAGATTTCTGAACATTTTGGACGTTTTGAAGGGGACTTTGTCATTCAATACCTGGAAGATGGAATTCTGATAGATGAAACCATCATCAACCTCAAGCCGGGTACTCCTAGGAAGATTTCCAATGTGGAAAAGATCACTTCCAGTGATTCTAAACCAAAAGGAATGATCCAAATTCCAGCTGGAAGTTTTGAATTTAAAACCACCAACGGGGATGCATTTATTCCATACCCAAAAGAAGAGGAAGGCAAATTGATCCAATTCGAATCATTTTGGATGGACAAGCATCCTGTTACCAATGCAGAGTTTGAAGTCTTTTTGAAAACCAGTAAATATTCGCCAACAGACACCGCTAATTTTCTAAAGCATTGGAAAAATGGAAATATTCCAACTGGCCAGGAAAATCATCCCGTGATCTATGTCAGCTCAGAAGATGCCAAAGCTTACGCTAAATGGGCAAAAAAACGCCTTCCCACAGAAGCAGAATGGCAATATGCTGCCCAGGCTGGAGAAACCGGCCGAGAATGGCCTTGGGAACAAACCACTCCTGTGACCCGAAGACTGGAACCCGTCACGGAAACCTTGACATTTGTTCATCTAGACGGGATCGATTCTACTTTGGTCAATTTAGGAAATGGAAAAATCGATCCCGTCGGAGCCTATCCGAAAGGAGCTAATCCCCTTGGAATTGAAGACTTGGTAGGTTCGGTTTGGCAGCTTACCCAAGATGAATATTGGTCTGGAAGTCACCGTTACATCATTCTAAAAGGAGGCTCTTATTTCAAACCTTCAGGCAGTTGGTGGTATGTGCAGGGTGGGCCGAGGGAGCTTACCCATCGGCAACAATTGCTGAGAGTCAGTCAAGGCTTCGAGCGAAATGCTACAGTGGGTTTTCGGTGTGTGAAGGATTGA
- a CDS encoding S9 family peptidase yields MRKLGFVFGLMLLSVLAVAQEMVYKGNYELAARFSPEKVRKMIFSTSVDPHWMKKSDRFWYEYETSDGKMWYVIDPVRRSKSPLFDRDKLAAEITKAVKDPFDGQHLKLDDLKLLEDENSIQFKVKSTADVIKKDWADIKAKNKNAKDSLEKKVHTFRYSLSTQQLTEIETEKDPKRLSWANIAPDSSKVVFVKNFNLYWMDKENFLKAVKDEKDSTIVEYQLTTDGEKDYEYGWGDRGDDNEEVEKKKNDRKRVGVLWSTDSKQFILTRTDEREVKDLWVIHNTRNPRPTLETYKYAMPGEKEQPQTELLHYSFESKALRKLPISTFKDQTVSLWSTTPAVSSRDDDFRPATWLGDLNEFYFAITSRDLKRVDVVRWNLAKDQKEVVIEERSNTYIDFEKLELVGNELIWWSERDGWGHFYLYGIDGSLKRQLTSGPYHTAGAARVDAKTRRLFFTANGREKGEDPYYEHLYSVSLDGGAVTLLNKGDFNHEISINDNASFFVNNFSRVNTVPASTLYDRNGLKVMELETADLSQLFAAGYKFPEPFKFKADDGITDLYGVMYKPFDFDSTRKYPLVQYVYPGPQTEAVNKSFGRSMDRTDRLAQFGFVVVTLGNRGGHPARSKWYHNYGYGDLRDYGLADKKAAVDQLADRHSFIDRNKVGIHGHSGGGFMSTAAMLVYPEVFKVAVSSAGNHENNIYNRWWSEKHHGVQERVLPSGDTTFVYQVEKNPDLAKNLKGHLMLSTGDVDNNVHPAGTIRMANALIKAGKRFEFVILPGQRHGYGDMTEYFFWKMGDYFVRHLLEDNTPPPVDMVEMQRDKPQDK; encoded by the coding sequence ATGAGGAAATTAGGATTCGTTTTTGGCCTGATGCTGTTGTCCGTTTTGGCAGTAGCTCAGGAAATGGTCTACAAGGGGAACTATGAGCTTGCTGCTCGATTTTCTCCTGAGAAGGTCCGGAAGATGATTTTTTCTACCAGTGTGGATCCCCATTGGATGAAAAAATCCGATCGTTTCTGGTATGAATATGAGACTAGCGACGGAAAAATGTGGTATGTAATTGACCCTGTTCGACGAAGCAAATCCCCACTTTTTGATCGGGATAAATTGGCTGCTGAAATCACAAAAGCCGTCAAAGATCCCTTTGATGGGCAGCATCTCAAGCTGGATGATTTGAAATTGTTAGAGGATGAGAATTCGATTCAGTTTAAGGTGAAAAGTACCGCTGATGTGATTAAGAAGGATTGGGCTGACATCAAGGCTAAAAACAAAAATGCCAAGGATTCCTTGGAAAAAAAGGTCCATACATTTCGGTATTCCCTTTCTACCCAACAGCTCACTGAAATTGAAACTGAAAAAGATCCCAAGCGACTTTCTTGGGCTAATATCGCTCCAGACTCCTCGAAGGTTGTTTTTGTGAAGAATTTCAACCTTTATTGGATGGATAAGGAGAATTTTCTCAAAGCAGTCAAAGATGAAAAGGATAGCACGATTGTCGAGTATCAGTTGACCACTGACGGAGAAAAGGATTATGAATATGGCTGGGGAGATCGCGGTGATGACAACGAAGAAGTCGAAAAAAAGAAGAATGACCGAAAGCGAGTTGGGGTACTTTGGAGTACGGATAGCAAGCAGTTCATTTTGACTCGAACCGATGAGCGAGAAGTCAAAGACCTTTGGGTAATTCATAACACCCGAAATCCAAGACCTACCTTGGAGACTTACAAGTACGCGATGCCAGGGGAAAAAGAGCAGCCTCAGACGGAGCTTTTGCACTATTCTTTTGAATCCAAGGCCTTAAGAAAGCTTCCGATTTCGACGTTCAAGGATCAGACGGTATCACTTTGGTCCACCACTCCAGCGGTCAGTTCTCGGGATGATGATTTCAGACCGGCAACTTGGCTTGGAGACCTGAATGAGTTTTATTTCGCGATTACTTCTCGTGATTTGAAGCGAGTGGATGTGGTTAGATGGAACCTTGCAAAGGATCAAAAAGAAGTGGTGATCGAGGAGAGAAGCAATACGTACATTGATTTTGAAAAACTGGAGCTGGTTGGTAATGAATTGATCTGGTGGTCAGAGCGCGACGGTTGGGGACATTTTTACCTCTACGGAATAGATGGTTCTTTGAAGCGTCAGTTGACTTCAGGGCCATACCATACCGCAGGAGCAGCCCGTGTCGATGCGAAAACACGAAGACTTTTCTTTACTGCCAATGGTCGTGAAAAAGGAGAAGATCCTTATTATGAGCATTTGTATAGCGTAAGCTTGGATGGCGGCGCGGTAACCTTGCTCAACAAGGGGGATTTCAATCACGAGATCAGCATCAACGACAATGCATCCTTTTTTGTCAATAATTTCTCACGAGTTAATACTGTCCCTGCATCGACACTTTACGATCGGAATGGGTTAAAAGTAATGGAATTGGAGACTGCAGATTTAAGCCAGCTATTTGCTGCGGGATACAAATTCCCTGAGCCATTCAAATTTAAAGCGGATGATGGAATCACGGACCTCTATGGGGTGATGTATAAGCCGTTTGACTTTGACTCCACGAGAAAATATCCTTTGGTTCAATATGTTTATCCCGGCCCACAGACCGAAGCAGTCAATAAATCATTTGGGAGAAGTATGGATCGAACCGATCGATTAGCCCAGTTTGGCTTTGTGGTTGTCACCTTGGGAAATCGTGGAGGACATCCAGCTCGATCCAAGTGGTATCACAATTATGGTTATGGCGATTTGAGAGATTATGGATTAGCAGACAAAAAAGCAGCTGTAGATCAATTGGCAGATCGACATTCCTTTATTGATCGAAATAAAGTAGGAATTCACGGACACTCCGGAGGAGGTTTTATGTCTACTGCGGCTATGTTGGTTTATCCAGAAGTATTTAAAGTGGCAGTTTCTTCAGCCGGAAATCACGAAAACAATATCTACAACCGTTGGTGGTCTGAAAAGCATCATGGTGTGCAAGAGCGAGTTTTGCCTAGCGGAGATACGACTTTTGTTTATCAGGTTGAGAAAAACCCTGACTTGGCAAAGAATCTCAAAGGCCACTTGATGCTCAGCACTGGTGATGTGGATAATAACGTACATCCAGCAGGGACTATCCGAATGGCAAATGCGCTAATTAAGGCTGGGAAGCGATTTGAATTTGTGATTTTGCCCGGCCAAAGACATGGCTACGGCGATATGACGGAGTATTTCTTCTGGAAAATGGGAGACTATTTTGTCCGACACTTACTAGAAGATAACACCCCACCACCGGTAGATATGGTGGAAATGCAGCGGGATAAACCGCAGGATAAGTAG
- a CDS encoding glycosyltransferase, with amino-acid sequence MKITYQTQMVVSIILEWENAILSELDRTEALLQQVFQQTQSRFEKFEVLILHNEAQVSQLFIWDFLKKAIPGFLEAVNLNFQVVDLKGAHYFELKNKGAELASGEVLIFLDSDIIPQENWLSLILEAHDDYPNALISGHSYIDYSTLVGKAFALAWFFPLPSDQSDVLPVDLIFSNNFLAPRTLMLENPYPLLRHGITRGADVILWKRLISKGVPLYVHHGAKASHPSPNGIQHIVTRALAEGRDEYRKFLEPEFLVAKPLQKFLRLGLFRSKKVLRSNFKNGNQVELKWYEMPVTISLMLFYYQLYLLGGILAALFPKFTQSKWQI; translated from the coding sequence ATGAAAATCACTTATCAAACCCAAATGGTAGTCAGTATTATTTTAGAATGGGAAAATGCAATCCTATCTGAACTGGATCGAACCGAAGCGCTACTGCAGCAGGTTTTTCAGCAGACTCAGTCGCGTTTTGAAAAATTTGAAGTTCTGATTTTGCATAACGAAGCACAGGTTTCTCAGCTGTTTATTTGGGATTTTTTAAAGAAAGCCATTCCAGGATTTTTAGAGGCTGTTAACCTTAATTTTCAAGTGGTTGATCTGAAAGGTGCGCATTATTTTGAGTTGAAAAATAAAGGGGCTGAGCTAGCTTCAGGTGAGGTATTGATTTTTTTAGATAGTGACATTATTCCCCAAGAGAACTGGCTGAGTTTAATTTTGGAAGCCCATGACGATTATCCCAATGCCCTGATTTCAGGACATTCATACATTGATTACTCAACCTTGGTGGGCAAAGCCTTTGCTTTAGCTTGGTTTTTTCCCTTGCCTAGTGATCAAAGCGATGTCCTTCCTGTGGACCTTATTTTTTCCAATAATTTTCTCGCGCCTCGGACTTTGATGCTTGAAAATCCCTATCCACTCTTACGTCATGGGATCACCCGAGGGGCTGACGTGATTTTATGGAAGAGGTTGATATCCAAAGGCGTTCCATTATATGTTCATCATGGGGCAAAGGCCAGCCATCCATCGCCAAATGGTATTCAACATATTGTCACCCGAGCTCTGGCAGAGGGAAGGGATGAGTACCGAAAATTCCTTGAGCCTGAATTTTTGGTCGCAAAACCACTCCAAAAATTTTTGCGATTAGGCCTTTTTCGAAGTAAAAAGGTTCTTCGTTCCAATTTCAAAAATGGGAATCAAGTGGAATTGAAATGGTATGAAATGCCCGTTACGATTTCCTTGATGCTTTTTTACTATCAGTTGTATTTACTTGGAGGGATTTTAGCCGCCCTTTTTCCAAAGTTCACCCAGTCCAAATGGCAAATCTAG
- a CDS encoding UDP-2,3-diacylglucosamine diphosphatase, with protein sequence MNTSFKTIVISDVHLGTKGAKAKEIAHFLKQYRCENLILNGDIIDGWQLKKSGSWKRKHTRFFNRVLKMIENHNTNVYYLRGNHDDFLDQILPLQIGRLHIQTDMIYESAGKKYFITHGDVFDSITSNLRWIAYLGDIGYTFLLWLNRIVNYYRYKAGLPYFSLSQYVKGKVKQAVSYIDDYEEELAKMAKSKGCDGIICGHIHKAENRMIDGIHYLNSGDWVETMSALAEDHDGNWQLIYYYEIDFKSQLKPEPKEDSPWGEIREVAFENRKEDLDSPSYRF encoded by the coding sequence GTGAATACATCTTTCAAAACAATCGTCATTTCGGATGTCCATTTGGGCACCAAAGGCGCAAAAGCCAAAGAAATCGCCCACTTTCTCAAGCAATACCGTTGTGAAAACCTCATCCTGAATGGTGACATTATCGACGGCTGGCAATTGAAAAAATCAGGAAGCTGGAAGCGGAAACATACCCGTTTTTTTAATCGGGTGCTCAAAATGATCGAAAACCACAACACGAATGTGTATTACCTCCGAGGAAATCACGACGATTTTTTAGATCAAATTTTACCCCTACAAATCGGTCGTCTTCATATTCAGACGGACATGATCTATGAATCTGCCGGTAAAAAATATTTCATAACTCACGGGGATGTTTTTGATTCCATTACCAGCAATCTTCGATGGATTGCCTACTTAGGAGACATTGGCTATACCTTTTTGCTTTGGCTCAACCGAATCGTCAATTATTACCGATACAAGGCTGGACTTCCCTACTTTTCGCTCTCCCAATATGTGAAGGGAAAAGTGAAACAAGCAGTCTCCTACATCGACGATTACGAAGAGGAACTTGCTAAAATGGCCAAATCAAAAGGCTGTGACGGGATAATCTGCGGACATATTCACAAGGCGGAAAACCGAATGATCGACGGAATTCATTACCTGAATTCTGGGGATTGGGTGGAGACGATGAGTGCATTAGCAGAAGATCATGATGGCAACTGGCAGTTGATTTATTACTATGAAATCGACTTTAAATCCCAGCTAAAACCTGAACCAAAGGAAGATTCTCCATGGGGAGAAATTCGGGAAGTTGCTTTCGAAAATCGAAAGGAAGACTTAGACTCACCTAGCTATCGGTTTTAA